Proteins encoded in a region of the Novibacillus thermophilus genome:
- a CDS encoding carbohydrate ABC transporter permease translates to MKRERREFNTILIYILALVGATISVFPFYWMFTASTLTESEIFKIPPNLIPSSHFMDNLDQLQNAWPIWRALFNSVFVSGITTVSTVFFSALAGFAFAKYEFKGRELLFFVVLLVMMVPTQVMLVPMFIIMMNFDWIDTYYALIVPFLVTPFGVFLMRQQMMGLPTELIEAARIDGCQDIGIFFKIVLPIMKPACAALGIVTFMQQWGNFIWPLVVVNSKEMYTLPLMLAMMVQPGQVVQYGPIMVGAVLGLIPMLCIFLIFQKYFISGIFSGSLKG, encoded by the coding sequence GTGAAGAGAGAGAGAAGGGAATTTAACACTATCCTGATATATATACTCGCTCTCGTAGGAGCTACAATTTCAGTTTTTCCGTTCTATTGGATGTTCACGGCGTCAACGTTAACTGAATCTGAAATTTTTAAAATCCCTCCAAATTTGATACCCAGCTCCCACTTTATGGATAACTTAGATCAGCTGCAGAATGCCTGGCCCATATGGAGAGCCTTGTTTAACAGTGTTTTCGTTTCTGGTATTACAACGGTCTCCACAGTGTTTTTTTCAGCTTTAGCTGGTTTTGCCTTTGCCAAATATGAGTTTAAAGGTCGCGAACTGCTATTTTTTGTTGTGTTGTTAGTCATGATGGTGCCTACCCAAGTGATGTTGGTGCCAATGTTTATCATCATGATGAATTTTGATTGGATCGACACGTATTATGCTTTAATTGTCCCATTTCTTGTCACTCCGTTCGGTGTCTTTTTAATGAGACAGCAGATGATGGGCTTACCTACAGAGTTAATTGAAGCGGCACGTATTGATGGATGTCAAGATATAGGCATTTTTTTCAAGATTGTGTTACCCATCATGAAACCAGCTTGTGCTGCCTTGGGTATTGTCACGTTTATGCAACAGTGGGGAAATTTTATTTGGCCATTAGTCGTCGTAAATTCAAAAGAAATGTACACCTTGCCTTTGATGTTGGCCATGATGGTGCAGCCAGGGCAAGTCGTTCAATATGGACCGATTATGGTAGGAGCCGTATTGGGATTGATTCCAATGTTATGCATATTTCTGATATTTCAAAAGTATTTTATTTCTGGTATCTTTAGCGGCTCTCTAAAAGGATAG